The uncultured Methanobrevibacter sp. genome window below encodes:
- a CDS encoding FAD synthase, with protein sequence MKIMATGTFDILHPGHGVYLEESRKLGGEDAELYVVVARDATVERRKRVPIVGEDQRLELIKMLKPVTDAFLGDANGDVFKIVREIDPDIITVGADQNHDIDKLQAAIDKRGLKAKAVRIEKYRDCELDSSCKIIRKIQNTDFKGKIMDHCED encoded by the coding sequence ATGAAGATAATGGCGACCGGAACATTCGACATACTCCACCCGGGACATGGCGTTTACCTTGAAGAGTCCAGAAAACTTGGTGGAGAAGATGCTGAGCTTTATGTTGTAGTTGCACGTGATGCAACAGTTGAGAGAAGAAAAAGAGTTCCCATTGTCGGTGAGGACCAAAGATTGGAACTGATTAAAATGCTAAAGCCCGTAACTGACGCTTTTTTAGGTGATGCAAATGGAGATGTCTTTAAGATTGTGCGTGAAATAGACCCAGACATCATCACCGTGGGAGCAGATCAGAATCATGACATTGACAAGCTGCAGGCTGCCATCGACAAGAGGGGCCTGAAGGCCAAAGCGGTCCGTATTGAAAAGTACCGTGACTGTGAACTTGACAGCAGCTGTAAAATCATTAGAAAAATTCAAAATACCGATTTTAAAGGAAAAATTATGGATCATTGTGAAGATTAG
- the argC gene encoding N-acetyl-gamma-glutamyl-phosphate reductase: protein MFKVAIIGASGYTGGELLRMLSNHPEVEVTDITSRQYDGVPAHKIHPHVRDSGLVFTNKSPGDLDVDVAFTATPHGASMKIVPELLDAGMKVVDLSGDYRYRDTAVYEKWYGMEHTDKEHKGAFGLPELYRDEIKKANLVANPGCFPTGAILSSYPLVKNDLVDRIIIDSKTGVSGAGVNPSATTHYPNIADNVNPYKISSHRHMSEIQQELHGFDDVKVSFTPHLVPVNRGIQTTSHSFLNEDNLDITPEEIRKLYENEYGEEYFIKLMDEGEIPHLSSVRGSNFVHIGGFEIDETGRLVMLSCIDNLVKGASGQAIQNMNIILGIDETLGLRHLGLHP, encoded by the coding sequence ATGTTTAAAGTAGCAATTATAGGAGCAAGTGGATATACTGGTGGAGAACTTTTAAGAATGCTTTCAAACCATCCTGAAGTGGAAGTGACAGACATCACTTCAAGACAATACGATGGTGTCCCAGCACATAAAATCCACCCTCATGTAAGGGATTCAGGACTCGTATTTACCAACAAAAGTCCAGGCGATTTGGATGTGGATGTGGCATTTACCGCAACCCCTCACGGAGCATCAATGAAGATTGTTCCTGAACTTTTAGATGCTGGAATGAAAGTGGTTGACTTAAGCGGAGACTACCGTTACCGTGACACTGCCGTTTATGAGAAATGGTACGGCATGGAACACACAGACAAGGAACATAAGGGTGCCTTCGGACTTCCTGAATTATACAGGGACGAGATTAAAAAGGCAAATCTTGTTGCAAATCCAGGATGTTTCCCAACCGGAGCGATTCTATCCTCATACCCATTGGTCAAAAATGATTTGGTCGACAGAATCATCATTGATTCAAAAACCGGAGTAAGCGGAGCCGGAGTCAATCCATCTGCAACAACTCATTACCCGAACATTGCAGACAACGTAAATCCATACAAGATTTCATCCCACAGACACATGTCCGAAATCCAACAGGAACTGCACGGATTTGATGATGTGAAAGTGTCATTCACTCCACATCTCGTACCAGTCAACCGTGGAATCCAAACTACAAGCCACAGCTTTTTAAATGAAGATAATTTAGACATTACACCAGAAGAAATCAGAAAACTATACGAAAATGAATATGGAGAAGAATACTTCATCAAATTGATGGATGAAGGAGAAATTCCTCACCTAAGTTCAGTTCGTGGTTCCAACTTTGTTCATATTGGCGGATTCGAAATAGATGAAACCGGAAGACTTGTAATGCTGTCCTGCATTGACAACCTTGTCAAAGGGGCATCAGGCCAGGCAATCCAGAACATGAACATAATTCTTGGAATTGACGAAACATTAGGATTAAGACATTTAGGTCTTCATCCTTAG
- the pyrI gene encoding aspartate carbamoyltransferase regulatory subunit — translation MTKSELKIKAIENGTVIDHITANNALHILKILGLPDAETTNVTVAMNVSSAEIGRKDIVKIENRELDHEELNQIALIAPKATINIIRDFKPIKKDKIVLPDKITSIIKCTNPKCITNYENEPITPIFNVIEKYPPVVRCRYCEKLIKTEDIEKQFE, via the coding sequence ATGACAAAATCAGAACTGAAAATTAAAGCTATTGAAAACGGTACTGTAATCGACCACATTACTGCAAACAATGCATTGCACATTCTAAAGATTTTAGGTCTTCCAGATGCTGAAACCACAAACGTTACAGTGGCGATGAATGTTTCATCAGCGGAAATTGGAAGAAAAGACATTGTAAAGATTGAAAACAGAGAATTGGATCACGAAGAACTTAATCAGATTGCTTTAATTGCTCCAAAAGCTACAATTAACATTATCCGAGACTTCAAACCAATAAAAAAAGATAAAATAGTTCTTCCGGACAAGATTACATCAATCATCAAATGTACCAATCCGAAATGCATCACAAACTACGAGAATGAACCTATAACACCTATTTTCAACGTTATTGAGAAATATCCTCCAGTAGTCAGATGCCGCTATTGTGAAAAATTAATAAAAACAGAAGATATCGAAAAACAATTCGAATAA
- a CDS encoding flavodoxin has translation MPKAIIYYSQGGTTDLVAKTLAKNLNADLFRIYDLKNREGFKNRIFASISAFREAKTDIVPAKVDLTGYDTVYFGTPTWNGNPTPAILTIIDRCDLRAKDVILFATMDANNGESNVNRLEEKVRLRGARVIESFTIQTKNKSPEKLVSDTEAIIKIKDLKMY, from the coding sequence ATGCCAAAAGCAATTATCTATTACTCACAAGGTGGAACAACCGATTTGGTTGCAAAAACATTAGCTAAAAACTTAAATGCAGATTTGTTTAGAATTTATGATTTAAAAAACCGTGAAGGTTTTAAAAACAGAATATTTGCTTCAATAAGTGCATTTAGAGAAGCAAAAACTGACATTGTCCCTGCCAAAGTAGATCTGACAGGATACGACACAGTCTATTTTGGAACCCCAACATGGAACGGAAATCCTACACCTGCAATCCTGACCATAATCGACAGATGTGACTTAAGGGCAAAGGACGTTATCCTATTTGCCACAATGGACGCCAACAATGGAGAGTCCAATGTCAACAGGCTTGAAGAAAAGGTAAGGTTGCGTGGTGCAAGGGTAATCGAAAGTTTCACCATCCAAACAAAAAACAAAAGTCCCGAAAAGTTAGTTAGTGACACTGAAGCAATAATTAAAATAAAAGATTTGAAAATGTATTAG